A single region of the Toxorhynchites rutilus septentrionalis strain SRP unplaced genomic scaffold, ASM2978413v1 HiC_scaffold_116, whole genome shotgun sequence genome encodes:
- the LOC129781494 gene encoding uncharacterized protein LOC129781494 — protein MKTLCSSHSLPISRRVIWTDSKTVLSWIHSDHRRYRQFVACRIGEILSKTNIEEWRYVPSKINVADDGTKWASGPNLKPDSRWFKGPEFLWAPEEAWPQQVKPEETETEARPCHIHIAVQPDEIINWERFSKFERLQRTVAYIHRFTDNCRRKAAKQPLQSSHITQEEIYRAENTLWRSAQLAEFPEEMVRLQMTKDGGKSKLNQGSRLYKLSPFIDEWGVARMDTRIAGAIFVPHDTRFPIILPKGHRLTNLVVEWYHRHYLHANNETVINEVRQRFHVPCLRALVRKLSRTCMQCRVSKAKPLCPREAPLPDARLSPYTRPFSYVGLDYFGPIQVKVGRSLAKRWVALFTCLTIRAVHLEVVHSLSTDACKMAIRRFVVRRGSPLEIRSDNGTNFLGANRELQHQILDMNQQLSAVFTNAATKWVFNPPSAPHMGGSWERLVRSIKIAFSSLNSSRNPDDETLLTLMTEAEGIVNSRPLTFVSLEAESQEALTPNHFLLLSSQGVTQPPKPISGCSESVRTNWRLTTNLVDQFWSRWVREYLPTIAGRTKWYGEVKEPKVGDLAVVVDPSVRNGWLRGRIVSVIKGRDGRSRQVQVKTSGGVMRRPVTRVAILNIKASENTEAGSNAVPPDSMDVHYG, from the coding sequence ATGAAAACGTTATGCAGCAGTCACAGTCTCCCAATATCGCGACGAGTGATTTGGACCGATTCAAAAACCGTCCTTTCGTGGATCCATTCTGATCATCGTCGCTATCGACAGTTTGTCGCCTGCCGGATAGGAGAAATCCTCTCCAAGACAAACATTGAGGAGTGGCGGTACGTTCCATCGAAAATCAACGTCGCGGATGATGGAACCAAGTGGGCTAGTGGACCAAACCTGAAACCCGACAGCCGTTGGTTCAAAGGCCCGGAGTTTCTATGGGCACCAGAGGAGGCTTGGCCACAACAAGTAAAACCAGAGGAAACCGAAACCGAAGCTCGACCATGTCACATCCATATAGCAGTGCAACCTGACGAAATCATTAACTGGGAACGCTTTTCGAAGTTCGAGAGGCTCCAAAGAACAGTTGCATACATCCACCGCTTCACAGACAACTGTAGACGCAAGGCGGCAAAACAACCACTGCAATCCTCGCACATTACCCAGGAAGAAATCTATAGAGCTGAAAATACCCTATGGCGATCGGCGCAGCTAGCTGAGTTTCCGGAAGAGATGGTTCGACTCCAGATGACAAAAGATGGAGGAAAATCGAAACTCAACCAAGGTAGCCGTCTTTACAAGCTATCACCGTTCATCGACGAATGGGGAGTAGCGCGAATGGACACTCGAATCGCTGGGGCAATCTTCGTTCCGCACGATACTAGATTCCCAATCATCCTCCCGAAGGGTCATCGCCTCACCAACCTGGTCGTAGAGTGGTATCACCGACATTATCTGCATGCGAACAATGAAACCGTTATCAACGAGGTCCGCCAGCGATTTCACGTACCCTGTCTCCGAGCACTAGTCAGGAAACTCTCCAGAACCTGTATGCAGTGCAGAGTGTCAAAGGCAAAACCGCTGTGCCCACGTGAAGCACCACTTCCTGATGCGAGACTCAGTCCATATACTCGACCGTTCAGCTATGTTGGACTGGACTACTTCGGTCCCATTCAAGTCAAGGTCGGACGTTCTCTGGCCAAACGATGGGTGGCGCTGTTTACGTGCCTCACCATTCGGGCCGTCCATTTGGAGGTGGTACACTCCCTTTCCACTGATGCCTGTAAGATGGCGATACGACGATTCGTAGTGCGGCGTGGATCACCCTTGGAGATTAGAAGTGATAACGGCACCAACTTCCTCGGAGCCAACCGTGAGCTACAGCATCAGATCCTGGATATGAACCAACAGCTATCCGCCGTGTTCACCAACGCTGCCACCAAGTGGGTATTCAATCCTCCGTCCGCTCCCCACATGGGTGGTTCGTGGGAGAGGCTCGTCCGGTCGATCAAGATCGCCTTTTCGTCCCTGAATAGCAGCAGAAACCCAGACGACGAAACTCTTCTCACATTGATGACCGAAGCGGAAGGGATAGTCAACTCTAGACCTCTGACATTTGTATCACTGGAAGCGGAATCGCAAGAAGCTCTCACGCCAAATCATTTTCTGCTGCTGAGCTCGCAGGGAGTTACTCAACCTCCGAAGCCTATATCTGGATGTTCTGAATCTGTTCGGACCAACTGGAGACTGACCACTAACCTCGTGGACCAATTTTGGAGCCGCTGGGTGCGAGAGTATCTCCCGACCATTGCTGGTCGTACCAAATGGTACGGAGAGGTGAAAGAACCGAAAGTTGGAGACCTAGCTGTCGTCGTGGATCCGTCTGTCCGAAACGGATGGCTGCGAGGACGTATTGTTTCCGTAATAAAGGGGAGAGATGGGCGAAGCAGACAAGTTCAAGTGAAGACGTCAGGAGGAGTGATGCGACGACCAGTGACTCGGGTTGCCATCTTGAACATCAAGGCCTCGGAAAACACTGAAGCAGGAAGTAACGCAGTACCACCGGACTCGATGGACGTGCATTACGGGTAG